TTAACTTGTCCTCCACTGTATCAAACAAACATTTGGATGGTAGGGGTTTCGGTGATGGGGATGAAAATGGGCGGGGAATGATTGACCCGCAAGTTGACAGGGGGTAGCCTCGAAACCACCAATCGATTGTTTGATAAAGATTTTCCAGCCCACAGGTCTTGCGAACGGCCTGCGTGACGCCGGTCTGCGCGCCCGCCCACGGAAGCACCTGATCACGCAAAAGACTACAGAGAAGTAGGAGACATTTGAATGACAATCTCGCCAGGTGACATAAACAGCATCGTCAAGGCTCTGCAGGAGTCGGATTGGGACGAGGCCACGGTTGTCGTGGGGGACGTCAAGATTGCCGTTGCCCGCAACGGCATGCACGCGACGCAGCCTCCGGCTCCGGTCGATTCTGTGGTTGCCGCCGGCGAGCCGCCGGCGTTGTCATCCCCCGTTCCCGCTGTTCCGGCGCCCGCCGCCCCGGCGGCACCTGCTGCCCCAGCCGCAATACCGGCGTCCCAGGCTCCGTCGTCAGCTGAAACAGACGTGCTGGTAACGTCCCCTACGGTTGGAGTGTTCTGGAGTGCTCCTGAGCCAGGCGCTCCTCCCTTTGTCGAAATCGGCAGCACCGTGGCTGAGAATGACGTAGTCTGCATCGTCGAGATCATGAAGCTCATGTCTCACGTAGCTGCGGGAACGTCCGGAGTCATCACGGCAGTTCACGCAAAGGCCGGAGACGCTGTCCAGTTCGGCAGCCCCCTGTTTAGCATCCGTCCGGACGCGGGCTAGACCGATGCGCAGAATCCTCGTTGCCAATCGCGGTGAAATTGCGGTCCGGATCATCCGCGCCTGTTTTGACGAAGGAATGGAGAGCGTCCTGGCGGTTTCCGATGCTGACAGGAATTCGCTCGCAGCCCGACTGGCTGATCAGGTGGTGGTCATAGGACCTGGCGCCGCATCCGAGAGTTACCTTTCGGTGCCCCGTATCATCCAGGCCGCGCTGAACAGTGATTGCGACGCCATTCACCCCGGCTATGGCTTCCTGTCCGAACGCGCAACCCTCGTCGACGCCTGCGAAGAGAATGGAATTACCTTTATCGGTCCGCCGGCATCGGTGATGCGGGAATCCGGCGACAAACTGCTGGCCCGGGCCGCCGCTGAATCTGTTGGGATCCCCACCGGAAAAGGCACGCCCGGCTTGACGGACCTGGCCGAGGCCATTCGGGCTGCCGATGCCCTTGATGCCTATCCCCTTTTGCTGAAGGCATCCGCCGGTGGCGGTGGTCGCGGCATGACCATTGTGCGCGGCCCTCAAGATCTGCGCGAAGGGTTCATCCGCTCGAGCACCGAAGCGGAGAAGGCCTTCGGTGACGGCACCGTCTACCTCGAGCCCTACATTGAGAAGGCGCGGCACATCGAGGTGCAGCTGCTCGCTGATGCCCATGGCAACGTGTGCCACCTCGGAGAGCGCGATTGTTCCGCGCAGCGCCGCTACCAAAAGATTATCGAGGAAGCTCCCAGCGCCGGCCTGCCCGACGCTCTCGTAGAGCGCATCAGGAGCGCGGCGGTTTCCCTAGCTAAGGCTTTGGATTATCGCGGCGCTGCCACATGTGAGTTTCTCGTTGACGTCCAGCGCGATACCTTCGTCTTCCTTGAGGTGAACGCGCGCGTCCAGGTCGAACACCCTGTGAGCGAGGCCGTGACTGGTATCGACATTATTCGCGAGCAGATCCGCATCGCCCGGGGGGAGCCGTTGTCGTTTATGCAGGACGATGTCCAAATCCAGGGTCACGCCATCGAGTGCCGGATTAACGCTGAGGACCCCCGAAATGGATTCCTTCCATCACCGGGACTCGTTACTGAGTGGACAGTCCCTTCCGGGACCGGGGTGCGGGTAGATACGTACATGCAGGACGGAGCAACTGTCTCCCCGTTTTATGACTCACTGATCGCCAAGATCATCGTCCACGGCCGGACCCGCGAGGAAGCCATCGACAAAATGGCCAACGTCCTCCGCAAGTCGCGGGCGGTGGGGATCTCAACGACCCTCGCCCTCCAGCTCGAAATTATGAACGACACCCGGTTCCGAACCGAACCGATTACCACCAAATGGCTCGAAGAGTCATTCCTGGCCAGCAACTAGTTCCTCCTCCCCCGCAGAGCCTCTCCGCCCGGGACCGCACCCTGATTGGACCAATATGCACATCGATTTCGTCGACCAGACCCTGCGGGACGGTCAACAGAGCCTATGGGGTCTGCGCATGCGGGCCTTCGAGGCCGCAGGTGCCCTCCCCCATCTGGCCTCCACCGGCTTCAAAACCATTGACCTGACCGGGCCTGGGATGTTCACCGTCCTGACCCGGGACTATTTTGACGACCCATGGGATACCACTGATTTCCTCGTCGCGGGACTTCCGGGGAACACCCTCAGGGCCGGCATGCGCACTTACAGCGTCATGGGGTTCGCCCACGCACCGGAATCCATCATCGATCTCTGGGTCAAGACCCTGATCAAGCACGGGGTTACCAGCTTCTGGCTTTACGATGTGGCCTACGATATGCCCACGATGAAGCGGCTCGTTGACGTGGTGGTCGCTGAAGGCGGGGAAGCTGTTCCTACCGTTATGTACGGGCTGACCAGTGTTCACGGCGATGATTTCTTCGCTGACAAGGCACGTGAAATGGCGTCCTGGAACGGTGTCTCAACCGTCGAGCTGGAAGACGCTCCCGGAATCCTCACCCCGGACCGGGCTAAAACCCTGCTTCCAGCGCTGAAGAAAGCCGTCGGGGACGCGACTCTCGAACTACACTTCCATGCCAGCACGGGCCAGGCCCTGCACAACTACATCATTGGCGTCGAGGCCGGCATCAACGTTCTTCACACCGCTTCGCGGCCCATGGCCAACGGCGTCTCACTGCCCTCCACCGAGGCCATGGTCAACATCATCGAACACATGGGCCACACCCATTCGCTCGACAAGAGCAAGTTTGCGCCGGTCGCAGATCACTTCACCCGCACCGCGGAGGAAGGTGGCCACCTGCTCGGTGTCCCAGCCGAGTACGACCCCCGGGTATATGATCACCAGCTGCCTGGAGGAATGACCGGAACCCTCCTGCGCCAGCTTGGACAGCACGGCATGACAGACCGGTTCCCTGAAGTCCTCGCTGAAATCCCCCGAGTGCGAATCGACTTCGGCGAGCCGATCATGGCGACACCCTTCTCACAGTTCGTCGGAATCCAGGCAGTCCTTAACATCATTACCGGGGACCCCTACAGCATGAGCCCCGACGAAGTCGTTCACTATCTCCTTGGCCACTACGGCCCGATCTATGGCCCGGTTAACCAGGACGTCAAGGACCGCATCCTATCCTCACCTCGTGCCCGCGAAATTGCCGAAAAATGGGAACGCCCCAACCCCAGCCTCAGCGAAATCCGAAGCAATTTCCCTTCCGGCATCTCCGATGAAGAACTTCTCCTTCGGTTCATGAACTCCAAGGATGAGGTTGACAAGACCCTGGCACGGGGACCGGTCCGCAAAGACCCACGCCGTGCAGCAGACGCAATGGTCGCCAACATTGTCGATCTTGTCGCCGAGAAGAGCCGCGCTACGTCCCTTTCACTCGAGACTCCCCCCTTCAGCCTCAACCTCCGCAAGAAGGGCACGATATAGCATGACCTTTCCCACTTACTCCGCGATCGTCCTGGAACTGGAAGGCCACGTCGCGCAAATCACTCTAAACCGGCCAGAGCGGCTCAATGCACTCAACGACAAGCTCCTTGACGAGCTCGACGCCGCCTTCGACTACCTTGCCGGCGTCGAGCACCGGGCAGTAGTGATCAAGGGTGCCGGCAGGGCTTTCTCGGCAGGCTACGATGCAGGCTCCGACTCGAAAGAAATAGGCTACGCCGATGAGCGCAGCGCCGTTGAGGACCGTGATCGGCAGCTCCGCAACATCGAAATTTTCACCAAGATATGGCGCCACCCACTTCCGGTCATCACACAGGTTCACGGGTACTGCATGGCAGGCGGCACGCAACTGTGCATCTTCAGCGATATCACTATCGTGGCCGAAGACGCAGTCATCGCCGCTTCCCCAGCCCTACCGATTGGCGGGGGGTTCATTTCTCCAATCTGGGCCACACTTGTCGGGCCTAAACGCGCAAAACTCATGTCCTTTGACGCTGGCCACCGAATTGACGGCCGGACAGCGGCGCAATGGGGATGGGCAACCGAAGCTGTGCCCTCCGACCAGCTTGACGAGTACGTACGTGACCTGGCAGTCTCAATTAGCCGCACGCCGGCCTCCATCCTAAAATTGAAGAAGGAGGCCGTGAACCGGGTGGCCGAATTGCAGGGGCTTATCGCGATCAGCCGAATGGGAGCCGAAACGGACGCCCTGTTGCATCTGACCCCCGAAATCCAGAAGCTGCAGGCATCGATCAAAGAACGCGGCCTCAAAGGTGCCATCTCGCACTTCAACGAAGTGGGACTGTAATGACCGAAGCAGAGTTCTGCCAATACGACGATCTTCCGCTCCTTGCCCCGCTGGGTATCCGCACCTCATGGGGCAAGCTCGACGGATCACTTGGAACCCTGGATCTGCTTGCTGACACGGCCGTCCGGGAGGCCGCACAATCGGTAGCCAGCGGCCAGGTTTTATCCCTCTCTCTTGAGAGTGACCTCCTTGACCCGCCCTTGTTTGGCAGGCGGCCGACCGTCCATACAGTAAGTGAAACCGGACGAAACATATTTGAGGATGAACTCGATCAGTTCAATCCTCAATCCAGTTCCCAGCTGGATGGACTGCTGCACGTTAGAGCCCGGGAATACGGGTTCTATGGCGGCATCACCGACCATGATGAAGCACGCGATGCGCTCGGCATGCACCATTGGGCGCAACGGGCTATCGTTGGCCGCGGGGTTCTGGTGGACGTCCGTGGGCACTACGGCCAGGAGTGGAACCCCTTCGAGGAGCGGACCCTCGGAGTCGAGGAATTAACGAGCATCCTGGAAGCCCAAAATGTCACCCTCGAGCCGGGAGACATCCTCTGTCTGCGTTTTGGTTGGGTTGCCGAATATCGGGCGCGACAGATCCGCAGAGAAAACCTGACGTCAGCAGGTGACGAATTCGCGGGAATTGCCTCGACGGACGATATGGTCCGCTTCCTGTGGAACTCGCAAATTGCAGCAGTCATGGCTGATAATCCTGCAGTCGAGAGCGCCCCTGGGAATCCCAAAAACGGCTCACTGCACCGCAAGCTGATCCCCGGTCTCGGATACGCCCTCGGGGAACTGCTCGACATGGACAAGTTGGCCGAAGCATGTCATGCACGCGGCCGGTTCGATTTCCTGTTCGTCGCAGCGCCCCTGAACCTTTACGGGGCAGCAAGTTCAACAGCAAATGCGCTGGCCATCCTCTGAATGGCCGAAATGAACTCAATGCGGGCTTCCCCAGGGGGAACGCCCGCATGGAGTCAGTTTGATGGCGAGTACAGGCGTGCGGACGCACGATTCAGGTGTCGGAATATCTGTCGGGTTCCGGTGAAGGTTGCCTGACTACCTCGTACGAACGCGGTGATGCCTCGCTGGCATCCCACGGCGCGAAAAACTTTGGATGCCTCGCGATCGCGGGAACCGCTGCCGCGTATCCCTGCGGCAGAGGTCTCAGCGGCGGCCTGGTGGATACCCTTGGTTGTTTGCACGGCGAGCGGACCGTTTGCCGCGATGAGCCCTGCCATCCGAAGAGCTTCCCCTACGACTGCCTCAGGAACGACCCCGTTGGCCAGACCTCACCGCGCGGCCCGGACGCCTGAAAGATTCGCCCAGTCAGAAGCGGTTCTGAAGCGATCTTGCCCGGGAGCTGTTGCGACACCCGAAAAATACCGCCCCGGCGGCGATGAGACCATGCCTAACCTCTGGCAGAGCGAACCGTGCTGAGGGCACGGTGATGGCAAGGTCACAGGCGAGAACGATCTCAAAGCCGCCGCCCACGGCGTCGCCGTTCACTGCTGCAATCAATGGCTTCCTAAGCTGACGTTCGGCGATGCCGGCGAAACCCCATTCGGGATGCCTCGTTGCTTCAACGGCCGCCCCGTTAGCAACCGCTTTCATATCAAGGCCCGCGCAGAAGGCCCTTCCCGAACCCTTCTTAACTCCCGCTCGCAGCTTGCTCGGCTCTTCCAGGCGGGTCAGCGCACTTCCGAGTTGGTCACTCAGCTCCCCATCGACTGCATTCAGCACCTCGGGACGGTTCAGGGTCATGAGCAGGACGGGACCGAGCGACAATAACCTTAGCGCGGCTCTTAGCCTTCATCGGATGCCACCCCAGCAGGTACGCGTACAAGCCCCTCCTGCGCCACCGAGGCCAGTAGACGTCCGTCCATGCTAAAGAGTCGTCCGCAGGCGAACCCACGCCCTCGGCCAGGCCAAGGGCTCTCCTGCACGTACAGAATCCAGTCATCGAGCTGTCCGTCCGAGTGCCACCACAGGGAGTGATCCAGGCTGGCAATGGCTACGTCAGGCGTCGAGAGCGACAGGTCGTGGTGGTGGACGACTGGTTCCAGAAGGGTGAAGTCGCTGGCTAGAGCCAGTACTGCCCGGTGCACGGCTGCCTGAGTGGCTGAAAGGTCCCTTACGGGCTCCCGGGCACGAAGCCAAACCGCCTGCCCATAGTCTCCCTTTGCGTGTTGCGGCCCATCGGCGGCGACGGGCCGCAACTCTATGTATGTCGCGGTGTGCAAGGTTTTCCACTGCAGGGTCTGTTAGCCCGGCCCTGGCGGCGTAGGTCTCCAGATCCTCAGGTGCCGGATACAAGTCATCGTGCGACATTGAGTGATTCAGGCCTTTGCCGGCCTCATGAAATGACATGATTTCTGTCATCAGGAGGCGGTCACCTTGCCAGGCTCTGATCGCCCGCACCGAGAAGGATCGGCCATCACGGAGCCGCTCGACACGGTACTGGACGGGATCAGCGGGATCACCCGCCGAACAAAGTTGGCATGTAGCGAGTGGGCAACGCGCCGGGGGTCCACGGTAGCCGATGCCGCCATTACCGATTGCCCCAAAAGTTGTCCGCCGAAAATTTTGCCGTATCGTCCAGGCACCACGTTGCCGACAAAGACATCCGGATCGCAAGGCGTCGACTGCACTGTGACCAAGTGATACAAACAACTACTCACTGAGTCCATCCATTCTCGAATTCATCCATCAGCGCGATGCCTGTCGACCGGATCGGCGCTGGCCTCCAGGCGGGCTTACGGACCAATCAGGAGGCCCAATCGAAGAAGCCCCTGCCAGCCTTTCGCCCAATCTCACCCCGCGCCACTTTGTCCACCAAAATCTGAGGTGGACGGAAGCGTTCACCGAGCATGGATTGAAGGTATTCCGCGATGCCCAGCCTGACGTCAAGGCCTACGATGTCCGTGGTCCGGAGCGGCCCGGTATCGTGTTTATAGCCCAGCACCATTGCTGCATCGATGTCCTCGGCAGATGCAACACCCTCTTCCACCATGCGCATGGCCTCCAGTGCAACGGCTACACCCAGGCGCGAGGAGGCAAAACCCGGGGCGTCATGAACGACAACGGGAGTCTTGCCTAGTGCTTCCACCCAGCCCTTTGCTGTGGCTGCCAATTCAGCAGATGTCTTCTTGCCCAGAACCACTTCGATGAGGGCTGACGCTGGTACGGGGTTGAAAAAGTGCATGCCTAGGAAGTTTCCCGGTCGGTTGAGCTCTGCTGCCAAAGTGTCGACTGACAAGGATGAGGTGTTGGATGCGAGATAGGCGTTGTCCCCCAACTGCTCTTCTACCGCCAGGAGGGCGGGCACTTTTAGTTGAAGGTCCTCCGGAACTGCCTCGATCACCAGGCTGCACCCTGCAAAGGAGGAATACTCCGTTGAGACGCTGAGCCTGGACAGCACATCAGCTGTCGACGACCCGAGGGTTCCGCGGGCAGCAGATTTTTCCACGGCCTCGGTGACGCGTTGCCGTGCGGCGGAAGCGGCTTCCTCGTCGCGTTCCACTATTCGCACGTCAGCGCCTTTTGTCAGAAAGGCATGGGCAATGCCCGCGCCCATTCGGCCGCCGCCAAGGACGCCCACCAAGGCGGGCAGGCCGGAAGGAGGGAAGGTGTTGTTCATGAGTTCTTCTTTCCAGTGGTCTTGTCGGATTTTTTGTCGAGGAACTTTTGCATCCGGTCGAATTTGGCCTTGGATTCGAAGAGAATGCCCTGCGCAAGCTGATCGATCAGCGGGTGGGCCTCCGCCGGGGCGTGGAACACGGACTTGGTGATCCTCACCGCCAGCGGGTCCTGGCGGCCGATCCGGTCCGCCAGGTTGTGGGCAGCGTCCATCAGCTCCGGCGCCTCATGGATCTCCGTGATCAGGTTGGCAGCCAGTGCATCCTCTGCCCGGAGCACCAGGCCGGCGAGTAGGAGCTGCTTGGCAAGCGGTTCGCCCACCAGTTCCCTGAGCCGCCAGGTTGCCCCGGACGCTGCCAGGATGCCCAGTCCGGTCTCGGGGTTGCCGATCCGGACGCTGGGCGTACCGATCCGGAAGTCCGCAGCGCAGGCGAGCTCGGCCCCGCCGCCGAGGCAGTAGCCGTCCAGCGCCGCGATGACGGGCATCGGCAGCTTCGCGATCCGCACGAAAATGGTGGAGTTGATGCCCTGCAGCGCGTCGTCCCGGCGCCGCTCGCGCAGCTGGGCGATGTCCGCACCGGAGGCGAAAACACCGTCCACGCCGGCGATGACCAGGATTTTGGGGTTCTGTTCCAGCGCGGCGCAGACCACGTGCAGTTCATCCACCATCTGCTGGTCGATGGCGTTACGGACGTCCGGCCGGTTGAGGAGGACCACCACGCGGTCCTCACGTTCTTCGACCAGGAGGGTGCTGAAATGTTCGGTGGCGAGGTCCGGGGCGGACACTATACGCGCTCCAGCAGCATCGCAGTGCCCTGGCCCACGCCGATGCACATGGTGGCGAGGCCGAATTTGGCGTCCTCACGTTCCATCCGTCCCAGGAGGGTGATGGCGATCCGTGATCCGCTGGAACCGAGGGGATGCCCCAGGCTGATGGCGCCGCCGTCGTTATTCACGATCTCCGGATCCAGGCCAAGCCGCCGCATGGTGGCAAGCGACTGGGTGGCGAAGGCTTCGTTGAGTTCGACGACGCCCAGGTCGCCCCCGCTCATGCCGCTGCGCTTGAGTACTTTCTGGGTGGCAGGGACCGGGCCGATGCCCATGATCTCGGGTTCGCAGCCGGCCGAAGCACCGTCAATGATCCGGGCCCGGGGTGTCAGGCCCAGCCGTTCAATGGCGGCCTCGGACGCGACGATGATCGCGGACGCACCGTCGTTGAGGGTGGAGGAATTGCCGGCCGTGACCACCGAACCGCCGGAGACCACCGGGCGTAAGCCGGCGAGGACCTCCAGGGTGGTCCCGGCACGCGGGCCCTCATCGGTGTCCACGACGGTCTCGGATTTGCGGGTCTTCACGGTCACGGGCACGATCTCGTCGGCGAACCGTCCCGCGGCGATGGCGGCGAGGGACCGTTCGTGGGAGCGGACCGCGAACGCGTCGGCGTCCTCACGGGTGATGCCGTCCACCCGGGCCACTTCCTCGGCGGTTTCGGGCATCGAGTAGGTCATCTTGCCGTCTCTGGCCAGCTCACCCTTCTGGAACTTGGGGTTGGCGAACCGCCAACCGATGGAGGTATCGAAAATCTGTCCCGGCTTCGCGAACGCCGTGGCGGGCTTTTCCTGGACCCAGGGGGCTCGGCTCATGGACTCCACCCCGCCGGCGATCACGATGTCCGCGGCGCCGGACTTGATCATCTGACTGGCCTGGATGATGGCGCTCAGCCCGGAGGCACACAGCCTATTGACCGTGATCCCGGGGATATGGAGGGGCAGCCCTGCCAGGAGGGTAGCCATCCGGGCCACATTCCGGTTCTCCTCACCCGCGCCGTTGGCGTTGCCCAGGATCACCTCATCGATGCTGTCGGGATCCAGCCCCGCACGGGCCACCAACTCCCGGATCACCAGCGCCGCCAAATCGTCCGGCCGGACCGAGGACAACGCCCCGCCGTACCGCCCCACCGGGGTGCGGACACCTCCAACAAGGAAAGCCTGCGGTCCTGCGGTAGCTGACACCATGGAAACACCCTTCACGCGATAAACAACATTGTTTTGTCAACGGCCACTCCCCCAGATGTCCGCCACCTACGGCTGCGCGGCAAAAAGCCTCCAGGACTCGCCTCCAGGCCAATCAGAGAGCCAGTCGCTGGACCACCAATGTCGGATTGCTGGAACGTTCACCGCATTGGCAAGGCAGCCGGAGATCAGAAGCAGCAGGCCATCGACTAGTAAACCGAGCCTAGCATGTCATACAAACGCTTGGTAGACTCGTCAATCAGTACCCAAGGTTGTTGAGTTGTTGCCATGGAGCAGGAGCAGGAGTTCGATATGAACGAGGCAGCGATTGAGACTGTGCCATGGCGGGGATCCATGGCTGAGGCTAAAACAGAACTCGCGGAGGATTGGCAGTTCCTGGTGGGATGTGAGGTCGATGTCCGGCGGGGACGATGCCTGCTGCGCACCGGCGCTATAGACGCAGCTACGGATGACGGGAACATCGTATGGCTTTCCCGCCAAGGCGTCCATGAGCGCAGGCTTCTGACCAGAGCCGACGGCTACGATCTCTGGGTCACCAAACTGGACAACCAGAGGGTTCTCGCACGCAGGGACGACGGCTGACGGAGCGAGACCTCCGTCTGCTGGGGCATGGTGAATACCCGGTCCGCTACAGAGGCGCAGCGCTTCCCTCAGGTCACCCAACAAAACGGCACATGCTACCTAGCGTTTTTGGCTTTGGCTGGCCCTTTACCCGGGTGATGGCTTTCGCTCGGTGCTCCTTGGCCGCGTTCCGCAGAAACTTGCGGTCACCGCCGGTGGCGGTGTAACTGATCGTGGACCATTGGGAATTTCTACGGTGGGCACTGTCTCGACCGTCCTTGGTGTCGAGGCGTGCTCACGATACCCAAACGTTTGATTGGTAGTCAAGGTATGCACTCTCGAGCGAGTCGTCAAAAAAATAGACTCCCAACCAAACGCTTGACTGGTTAGCTGCAACTTGCGACCATGAGATGCATGTCACGACGGCAGTTCACCACCTACTGTCACGTTATCGTGCCAACTCTTTCAGATTCGGGTCTAGGTCAGGATGAGTCTCCGACACAGACGGTGGTCTACCGCAAGGCCATGCACACCTACAAGCCAGAAATCACTCACCGAGGAGATAGATTTGTCCCCCAGTATGCTCTTTACCCCCGTCCAGCTCCGCGACGTAACGCTGAAAAACAGAATCGTCATCTCACCTATGTGGCAGTACTGCGGAGAGAAGGGTCACGCAACTGATTACCATCTGATGCACTACGGACAACTCGCCGAAGGCGGCCCCGGTCTCGTAATGCAGGAGGGCACCACGGTCGATAAGCGCGGCAGAGGAACGCCGGGCGACTTGGGCATCTGGGATGACGAGTTTATTCCTGGCCTCAAGCGCATCGTGCAACTTATCAAACGCAATGGTTCAGTGCCTGGCATTCAGTTGATGCATCCCGGACGGAAGGTAATGGAACGGGCCCCATGGGACGGCAGCGAACCGCTGAGTATGGAGGAAATGGAGGGCCTGGATCCGCACGAATGGGACAGGATAGCTCCAAGCGTGACACCGCTAGCGATTGCACCCGGGCACCCGTTGCCTCGTGAAATGACCAAGGCAGATATCCGCCGGATAGTCGAGGCCTTTGTGTCGGCAGCCTCCAGGGCAGACAAAGCCGGCTACGAAGTACTCGAGTTGCATGCAGCTCACGGATACCTCATCCATTTGTTCCTGTCGGAAGCGACCAATCTCCGCACTGATGAGTATGGGGGAAGCTTCGAAAACCGAGCCCGTTTCCTTGAAGAAATCGTCGAAGGCGTGCGCAGCGTCCTTCCTCAGTCCAAGCCGTTGCTGGTACGACTCTCCTGCGTTGATGGATCCAACTGGTCCATAGGGGATACTGTCACGCTGGCCCGGCGGCTGAAGGCCCTGGGCGTCGATATGATCGACTGCTCGATGGGAGGAATCAGCAAGCACGTCGGAACGGACCGCCGCAGCGCATACGCTTATCAGGCTTCGCTCGCGGCGACCGTGAGGAAGGAGGCCATGATCATGACCAACGCCGTCGGATTGATCGTC
The window above is part of the Pseudarthrobacter sp. IC2-21 genome. Proteins encoded here:
- a CDS encoding acetyl-CoA carboxylase biotin carboxyl carrier protein — translated: MTISPGDINSIVKALQESDWDEATVVVGDVKIAVARNGMHATQPPAPVDSVVAAGEPPALSSPVPAVPAPAAPAAPAAPAAIPASQAPSSAETDVLVTSPTVGVFWSAPEPGAPPFVEIGSTVAENDVVCIVEIMKLMSHVAAGTSGVITAVHAKAGDAVQFGSPLFSIRPDAG
- a CDS encoding acetyl/propionyl/methylcrotonyl-CoA carboxylase subunit alpha; translation: MRRILVANRGEIAVRIIRACFDEGMESVLAVSDADRNSLAARLADQVVVIGPGAASESYLSVPRIIQAALNSDCDAIHPGYGFLSERATLVDACEENGITFIGPPASVMRESGDKLLARAAAESVGIPTGKGTPGLTDLAEAIRAADALDAYPLLLKASAGGGGRGMTIVRGPQDLREGFIRSSTEAEKAFGDGTVYLEPYIEKARHIEVQLLADAHGNVCHLGERDCSAQRRYQKIIEEAPSAGLPDALVERIRSAAVSLAKALDYRGAATCEFLVDVQRDTFVFLEVNARVQVEHPVSEAVTGIDIIREQIRIARGEPLSFMQDDVQIQGHAIECRINAEDPRNGFLPSPGLVTEWTVPSGTGVRVDTYMQDGATVSPFYDSLIAKIIVHGRTREEAIDKMANVLRKSRAVGISTTLALQLEIMNDTRFRTEPITTKWLEESFLASN
- a CDS encoding enoyl-CoA hydratase-related protein, coding for MTFPTYSAIVLELEGHVAQITLNRPERLNALNDKLLDELDAAFDYLAGVEHRAVVIKGAGRAFSAGYDAGSDSKEIGYADERSAVEDRDRQLRNIEIFTKIWRHPLPVITQVHGYCMAGGTQLCIFSDITIVAEDAVIAASPALPIGGGFISPIWATLVGPKRAKLMSFDAGHRIDGRTAAQWGWATEAVPSDQLDEYVRDLAVSISRTPASILKLKKEAVNRVAELQGLIAISRMGAETDALLHLTPEIQKLQASIKERGLKGAISHFNEVGL
- a CDS encoding cyclase family protein gives rise to the protein MTEAEFCQYDDLPLLAPLGIRTSWGKLDGSLGTLDLLADTAVREAAQSVASGQVLSLSLESDLLDPPLFGRRPTVHTVSETGRNIFEDELDQFNPQSSSQLDGLLHVRAREYGFYGGITDHDEARDALGMHHWAQRAIVGRGVLVDVRGHYGQEWNPFEERTLGVEELTSILEAQNVTLEPGDILCLRFGWVAEYRARQIRRENLTSAGDEFAGIASTDDMVRFLWNSQIAAVMADNPAVESAPGNPKNGSLHRKLIPGLGYALGELLDMDKLAEACHARGRFDFLFVAAPLNLYGAASSTANALAIL
- a CDS encoding enoyl-CoA hydratase-related protein produces the protein MTLNRPEVLNAVDGELSDQLGSALTRLEEPSKLRAGVKKGSGRAFCAGLDMKAVANGAAVEATRHPEWGFAGIAERQLRKPLIAAVNGDAVGGGFEIVLACDLAITVPSARFALPEVRHGLIAAGAVFFGCRNSSRARSLQNRF
- a CDS encoding acyl-CoA thioesterase, yielding MHTATYIELRPVAADGPQHAKGDYGQAVWLRAREPVRDLSATQAAVHRAVLALASDFTLLEPVVHHHDLSLSTPDVAIASLDHSLWWHSDGQLDDWILYVQESPWPGRGRGFACGRLFSMDGRLLASVAQEGLVRVPAGVASDEG
- a CDS encoding 3-hydroxyacyl-CoA dehydrogenase family protein, giving the protein MNNTFPPSGLPALVGVLGGGRMGAGIAHAFLTKGADVRIVERDEEAASAARQRVTEAVEKSAARGTLGSSTADVLSRLSVSTEYSSFAGCSLVIEAVPEDLQLKVPALLAVEEQLGDNAYLASNTSSLSVDTLAAELNRPGNFLGMHFFNPVPASALIEVVLGKKTSAELAATAKGWVEALGKTPVVVHDAPGFASSRLGVAVALEAMRMVEEGVASAEDIDAAMVLGYKHDTGPLRTTDIVGLDVRLGIAEYLQSMLGERFRPPQILVDKVARGEIGRKAGRGFFDWAS
- a CDS encoding enoyl-CoA hydratase/isomerase family protein, whose amino-acid sequence is MVSAPDLATEHFSTLLVEEREDRVVVLLNRPDVRNAIDQQMVDELHVVCAALEQNPKILVIAGVDGVFASGADIAQLRERRRDDALQGINSTIFVRIAKLPMPVIAALDGYCLGGGAELACAADFRIGTPSVRIGNPETGLGILAASGATWRLRELVGEPLAKQLLLAGLVLRAEDALAANLITEIHEAPELMDAAHNLADRIGRQDPLAVRITKSVFHAPAEAHPLIDQLAQGILFESKAKFDRMQKFLDKKSDKTTGKKNS
- a CDS encoding acetyl-CoA C-acyltransferase produces the protein MVSATAGPQAFLVGGVRTPVGRYGGALSSVRPDDLAALVIRELVARAGLDPDSIDEVILGNANGAGEENRNVARMATLLAGLPLHIPGITVNRLCASGLSAIIQASQMIKSGAADIVIAGGVESMSRAPWVQEKPATAFAKPGQIFDTSIGWRFANPKFQKGELARDGKMTYSMPETAEEVARVDGITREDADAFAVRSHERSLAAIAAGRFADEIVPVTVKTRKSETVVDTDEGPRAGTTLEVLAGLRPVVSGGSVVTAGNSSTLNDGASAIIVASEAAIERLGLTPRARIIDGASAGCEPEIMGIGPVPATQKVLKRSGMSGGDLGVVELNEAFATQSLATMRRLGLDPEIVNNDGGAISLGHPLGSSGSRIAITLLGRMEREDAKFGLATMCIGVGQGTAMLLERV
- a CDS encoding NADH:flavin oxidoreductase/NADH oxidase, with the protein product MSPSMLFTPVQLRDVTLKNRIVISPMWQYCGEKGHATDYHLMHYGQLAEGGPGLVMQEGTTVDKRGRGTPGDLGIWDDEFIPGLKRIVQLIKRNGSVPGIQLMHPGRKVMERAPWDGSEPLSMEEMEGLDPHEWDRIAPSVTPLAIAPGHPLPREMTKADIRRIVEAFVSAASRADKAGYEVLELHAAHGYLIHLFLSEATNLRTDEYGGSFENRARFLEEIVEGVRSVLPQSKPLLVRLSCVDGSNWSIGDTVTLARRLKALGVDMIDCSMGGISKHVGTDRRSAYAYQASLAATVRKEAMIMTNAVGLIVHAHHAEHLIAEGMADTIGIAREAIYNPHWPIDAAHKLSADPEFSMLPKRQAFWFHYRNQGMEKFLPSTHTSDVIPGLRESLSP